In Nocardioides sp. W7, the genomic stretch CGGTGACACCCCGGCCAACCGGAAGCTGTCGCGTCAGCGGGCCGCCGTCGTCACCGCGTTCCTTCGCGACCTCGGTGTGGACGCCAAGACGACCACTGTCGCACTGGGCTCGCGCAACCCGGCCGGCAAGGACGAGGCCGCCAACCGCCGCGCGGACATCTACTGGGTCAAGTGACCGGTAGCCGCACCCCGGCCGGCTGACCACCGCAGCCCCTCCCGGCACGACTGCCGGGAGGGGCTGCGGTCGCTCGACGGACCCGACACGGCGTCGTCGAGGCCGCTACGGCCGACTGAACGCTCGGGCACGCAGCAGCCACCGCGGGATGCTGAGCAGCGACGACGACGCCGGCCAGGCGTCGGCCCGGAAGTAGGCGTCGGTGCCGCCGTCGACGTAGACGATGCTGCCGCAGAGGAAGTCCGCTGCCGGCGACAGCATGAACGCCACCCAGTCGGCCAGGTGGCCCGCTTCGCCGTACCCGCCGACGGGGACGGGGAAGGTCTCGATCCGCTCCCTCTCGGCTCCGTCCAGCTGGCTCTGGAGGAGGGGGGTCATGATGGCGCCGGGCGCGATCGCGTTGAGCCGGATGCCCGCTCCGGCCCATTCCGGGGTGACCGCCGTACGCCTGACCCAGGTGCTGAGGGCGAGCTTGGATGCGCCGTAGGCGAATGCCGGAGCGTTCCTGCCTCCGAACGCCTTCAGGACCCGTGCTCGCGTTCTCGGCCTGTCGTTGAGGAACGACCGCACCAGCAACTGGGGAATGCCGGGCGTGACGCTGGCCGAGTTGGAGCCGAAGACGACCACCTTGCTCGAGACTCCCGCGGCCGCCGCCCCGGCCGCCAGTGCCTCTCGCCACGACTCGAGGAGCTGGATCGGTGCGACGTAGTTGACCTGGGCGATGACCTCTTCCCGTCCCGGAAGCGGACCCACCCCGGCCGCCAGGACCGCACCGTGGAGCGTGCCGTCCAGCCGGTGCAGGACCTCGGTCGCCGCCGACTCGCGGCCCGGTGCGGTCGAGAGGTCCGCGACGACGTCGGCAGAGCGGAGATCGACGGTGATCACCCGGTGCTCGTCGGCGCGAAGCCGGGCGACGACCTCTGCGCCCATGCCCGAGGCCGATCCGGTCACCACGTAGTTGCCCACCGCACGACTTCCTCTCGAGGTCCCTCACCGGGCCGGTCCGGTGCGACGACTGCCCCGATGCTAGAACACGTTCTAGCAGTCAGGACGATAGTCCGAGCACCGGTCGGGCGGCTGCGCGCTACCTCCCCCTACCGCGCCAGCGACCGGGTGATGACGGCGTTGGCGGCCCGCTGGAAGCCGGTGACCACGGCCTCCAGGGTCAGCTGACGCAGCCGCGACACGGTGCGCTCGAGGCGCTCGGCATCCTCGGGCGAGTGCGGCTCGCGGCGGTACGGCGCGAGCACCCCCTCGCGCAGGATCTGGGTGAGCTCCTCGACGAGCGCCTCCATGTGCCGGCGGATCGCCTCCCCGGCGGCGCCCATCGCGTCCTCGGGAACGTCGAGGTCGAGCAGCTCGACCCCGACGGCGAAGTTGGGCAGCACCCGGTAGCCCGACCCGGTCGGCTCGATGGTGCCGGCCTTCTCCAGCAGGGTGACGTCGCGGTCGCTGAGCGGGCGACCGGCCTTCTTCTCCAGCTGGCGGCGACTCAGCTCCTCCGGCGGCCGGGGCGTCCAGGAGGTCATCATCGCCCGCTGGAGGGCGAGGTCCTCGACCGTCGCGTCCGCGGGCAGTCCGGCGAGGAAGCGCTCGATGGCCTGCAGCGTGAACCCGTGGTCCTGCAGTGCCCGCACGAGGTCGAGCCGCGAACGGTGCACCGGGCCGTAGTACGCCATCCGGCCGCGGCGGACCGGAGCCGGAAGCAGGCCCAGGCTCGCGTAGTAGCGCGTGGTCCGCACCGTCATGCCGGTGGCGGCCGCCAGCTCGTCGATCGTGAGCAGCCCGTCGTCGGGGGCCCCGGGCTGAACACTCATGACTGTCACAGTAGTGCTGTCATCGGATCTGCGTTAACGTGACAGTGATGCTGTCACAGTAGTGCTGCGCGCTTGACCACACGGTCGAGCGTCCGGCCGCCCGTCACGCCCCAGGAGGCCCCATGTCCAAGACCGAGCCGTTCTTCGAGCAGGAGCACGAGGACTTCCGTCGTACCGTCCGCGCGTTCCTCGAGAAGGAGGTCGTGCCCTTCCACGAGCAGTGGGAGAAGGACGGCCAGGTCGACCGCGAGGTCTGGCGCAGGGCCGGCGAGCAGGGGCTGCTCTGCTTCGACGTCGAGGAGGAGTACGGCGGCGCCGGCATCTCCGACTTCCGCTACAACATGGTCGTCTCCGACGAGATCGGCCGGGTCGGCGCCAGCGGACTCGGCTTCC encodes the following:
- a CDS encoding SDR family oxidoreductase is translated as MGNYVVTGSASGMGAEVVARLRADEHRVITVDLRSADVVADLSTAPGRESAATEVLHRLDGTLHGAVLAAGVGPLPGREEVIAQVNYVAPIQLLESWREALAAGAAAAGVSSKVVVFGSNSASVTPGIPQLLVRSFLNDRPRTRARVLKAFGGRNAPAFAYGASKLALSTWVRRTAVTPEWAGAGIRLNAIAPGAIMTPLLQSQLDGAERERIETFPVPVGGYGEAGHLADWVAFMLSPAADFLCGSIVYVDGGTDAYFRADAWPASSSLLSIPRWLLRARAFSRP
- a CDS encoding MerR family transcriptional regulator, translating into MSVQPGAPDDGLLTIDELAAATGMTVRTTRYYASLGLLPAPVRRGRMAYYGPVHRSRLDLVRALQDHGFTLQAIERFLAGLPADATVEDLALQRAMMTSWTPRPPEELSRRQLEKKAGRPLSDRDVTLLEKAGTIEPTGSGYRVLPNFAVGVELLDLDVPEDAMGAAGEAIRRHMEALVEELTQILREGVLAPYRREPHSPEDAERLERTVSRLRQLTLEAVVTGFQRAANAVITRSLAR